Proteins encoded within one genomic window of Tachysurus vachellii isolate PV-2020 chromosome 16, HZAU_Pvac_v1, whole genome shotgun sequence:
- the ucn3l gene encoding urocortin 3, like, whose translation MQLLRTLLLVLAVLCTPVSSLCLRAYDTDSGFLCDGELLSSADADAERVVEAPYDGDESSEESRLRRTLPGSSYKFLSHTLLRSKMYGNGARSDRRSRVTLSLDVPTNLMNALFDIARAKNLRAKAAHNARLMAQIGKRR comes from the coding sequence ATGCAGCTACTGAGGACTCTCCTCCTCGTCCTAGCCGTGCTCTGCACTCCGGTCTCCAGCCTGTGTTTGCGCGCGTACGACACCGACTCGGGCTTCCTGTGCGACGGCGAGCTTCTTTCCAGCGCGGACGCGGACGCGGAACGAGTCGTTGAGGCGCCGTACGACGGCGACGAGTCGTCCGAGGAGTCGCGATTGCGGAGGACTTTACCCGGCTCCAGCTACAAGTTTCTGAGCCACACCTTGCTCAGGAGCAAGATGTACGGTAACGGAGCAAGGAGTGACCGGCGCAGCAGGGTGACTCTATCCCTGGACGTGCCCACCAACCTGATGAACGCGCTCTTCGACATCGCCAGAGCCAAGAACCTGCGCGCCAAAGCTGCGCACAACGCGCGTCTCATGGCGCAGATCGGCAAGAGGAGGTGA